One window of Desulfobacca acetoxidans DSM 11109 genomic DNA carries:
- a CDS encoding 3-deoxy-D-manno-octulosonic acid transferase, translated as MLAGLYGWPWFYWRLKSRGFGESFLPRLGLRLPAKNHDARSTRIWLHGVSVGEIAAAEPLVKELEHQTPQVQLLLSTGTETGQTVARRLYPPPKNVFYYPLDLPWTVRRYLEHLQPTIYAALETEIWPNFLMTAKRRGVKLALLNGRLSENSFRNYFRFSCYLKYIIQLFDLIAAASAEDAERFMALGAPPGKVFTTGTTKFERRQNPESWTQAKIFQEIWRPQGAPLLLAASTHPGEEEVIIRAYQALCRPYPALQLALAPRHPERAAPVGQLLGQAGLPFHSWHRLKNGLEQRRESVVLVDTVGDLFALYHLANLVFVGGSLVPHGGQNILEPAAWGKVPLYGPHLNNFTAARAMLESVAAGWPVSNLQELIQAGQYCLSHPKEMQERGRRGLRALEEHQGAARRQAELLQGLIPG; from the coding sequence GTGTTGGCTGGTCTGTACGGATGGCCCTGGTTCTACTGGCGGCTTAAATCCCGCGGTTTTGGCGAGAGCTTTCTTCCGCGTTTAGGGTTGCGTCTACCTGCCAAAAACCATGATGCCAGGTCGACAAGAATCTGGCTCCATGGGGTGTCGGTAGGCGAAATTGCTGCAGCCGAACCTCTGGTAAAGGAACTGGAACACCAGACTCCTCAGGTGCAGCTCCTATTATCTACCGGCACCGAAACCGGGCAGACCGTTGCCCGACGGTTATATCCGCCTCCTAAGAACGTTTTTTATTATCCCTTAGACCTGCCCTGGACAGTGCGTCGTTATTTAGAACATCTGCAACCCACGATTTATGCTGCGCTGGAGACCGAGATCTGGCCAAATTTTCTGATGACAGCCAAAAGACGCGGCGTCAAGCTGGCCTTGTTGAACGGTCGCCTGTCGGAAAATTCCTTCAGAAATTATTTCAGATTCAGTTGTTATCTAAAGTATATCATTCAACTATTTGATTTAATTGCTGCCGCCAGCGCCGAAGACGCCGAGCGGTTTATGGCCTTGGGTGCTCCTCCTGGTAAAGTTTTTACCACCGGTACTACAAAATTTGAACGGCGACAAAATCCCGAGTCGTGGACCCAGGCAAAGATTTTTCAGGAAATCTGGCGACCGCAAGGGGCCCCCCTTCTCCTGGCGGCCTCGACCCACCCGGGTGAGGAAGAGGTTATCATTCGAGCTTATCAAGCCCTATGCCGCCCCTACCCTGCCCTGCAACTGGCGCTGGCACCGCGGCATCCGGAACGCGCGGCCCCGGTCGGCCAACTCCTGGGCCAGGCAGGTCTCCCCTTCCATTCTTGGCATAGGCTGAAAAACGGCCTGGAACAGCGCCGGGAGTCGGTGGTGCTGGTCGATACCGTCGGTGACCTCTTCGCCCTGTATCACCTGGCCAACCTGGTCTTTGTAGGCGGCAGCCTGGTTCCGCACGGCGGTCAGAATATCTTGGAGCCTGCCGCTTGGGGAAAAGTGCCGCTCTATGGTCCGCACCTGAACAATTTCACTGCCGCCCGTGCGATGTTGGAGAGTGTAGCGGCTGGGTGGCCGGTGTCGAACCTGCAGGAATTGATCCAGGCGGGCCAATATTGTCTATCCCACCCGAAAGAAATGCAGGAGCGAGGCCGGCGCGGTCTCAGGGCTTTAGAGGAACACCAGGGGGCAGCCA